Proteins found in one Planctomycetes bacterium MalM25 genomic segment:
- the dgoD gene encoding D-galactonate dehydratase: protein MGIRSIRTYRLCHELEEPFGFSQWRYDVRNALLVEITDESGAVGWGECYGPAAVTQSAIDSFYAPLLIGWDALRNEAAWGHCWRASLDFARHGVMMGAMSGLDMALLDLKGKLLGVSAAELMGGRLRDEVPCYATGMYFRDLPEPELLGVLLEEATGYAERGFCAMKIKVGKNPAFDELQIRELRRALPEVQLMADSNHAYDLPEALAIGRVLEEERYAWFEEPLSPQHTAGFRQLADKIDVPIATGECEQTRWGFQSLLSTGGVQIAQPDLAYCGGPTEALKIRSIASSHGVNVVPHCWGTQLNLAAATHFLATTYVEPGRAEVAGPLLETDLTRNPMRDEMFRTTVEISGGVAKPPAGPGLGVEPDREALARFCVHQTEQGNA, encoded by the coding sequence ATCGGGCGCGGTCGGTTGGGGCGAGTGCTACGGCCCCGCGGCGGTGACCCAATCGGCGATCGACTCTTTCTACGCCCCGCTGCTGATCGGTTGGGATGCTCTCCGGAACGAGGCGGCGTGGGGCCACTGCTGGCGAGCTTCGCTCGATTTCGCCCGGCATGGCGTGATGATGGGCGCGATGTCGGGCCTCGACATGGCGCTACTCGATCTCAAGGGCAAGCTGCTGGGCGTCTCCGCCGCCGAGTTGATGGGAGGCCGGCTCCGCGACGAGGTTCCCTGCTACGCGACCGGCATGTACTTCCGCGACCTCCCTGAGCCGGAGTTGCTCGGCGTGCTTCTCGAAGAGGCCACCGGTTACGCGGAGCGCGGCTTCTGCGCCATGAAGATCAAGGTCGGCAAGAACCCCGCTTTCGACGAACTGCAGATTCGAGAGTTGCGCCGCGCCCTGCCTGAGGTCCAGCTCATGGCGGACTCGAACCACGCCTACGATTTGCCCGAGGCGTTGGCGATCGGGCGAGTGCTCGAGGAAGAGCGGTACGCTTGGTTTGAGGAGCCGTTGTCCCCTCAGCACACGGCCGGTTTCCGCCAGCTCGCCGATAAGATCGACGTGCCGATTGCAACCGGCGAGTGCGAACAGACGCGTTGGGGTTTCCAGTCGCTGCTGAGCACCGGCGGGGTGCAGATCGCCCAGCCCGACCTCGCCTACTGCGGCGGGCCGACCGAGGCCCTCAAGATTCGGTCGATCGCGTCGTCTCATGGCGTGAACGTCGTGCCGCATTGTTGGGGGACTCAACTCAATCTTGCCGCTGCGACCCACTTCCTCGCGACGACCTACGTCGAGCCCGGGCGGGCGGAAGTCGCTGGGCCGCTGCTCGAAACCGACCTGACCCGCAATCCGATGCGGGACGAGATGTTCAGAACCACGGTCGAGATCTCGGGCGGAGTCGCCAAGCCACCAGCCGGTCCGGGCCTTGGGGTCGAGCCTGACCGTGAGGCGCTCGCACGCTTCTGCGTTCACCAGACGGAGCAAGGGAATGCCTGA
- the gabD_2 gene encoding Succinate-semialdehyde dehydrogenase [NADP(+)]: MPDRLTPMLINGERLTTGGTIPVVNPATGAAIGNVPEADTAAIKASLSAAEGGFRVWSATTPAERKRVILRYADLLEQNRERLVSLLIEETGKPRDNAEYDFGMLTGCLRFFLEEYERLDQPVLHDPDGRFLHYTQRQPLGVVVGLLAWNFPLLNLGYKLGPALAAGCSLVVKPSHLTPLASLEAAHLAAEAGVPDGVINLITSNDHEQIKPLLESPIPSMVTMIGSTRGGSEVMKSSCTSVKRFSVELGGNAPVVVYPDADLTNAANQVVDLKFANTGQVCVSPNRCFVHESVHEEFLEIAARRASEVKMGPLINDESRLRVLSLIDSAVALGAQVAAGGRAIDGPGYFMDPTILSGVSTSMQLACDEIFGPVLPVIRYTDADDPIALANDTEYGLAAYVFTSSLSRGLGAARDIQAGSVCINEPHYSVQLPHGGLKQSGVGKDCSRYSLEEYLTLKRVSVLIDSTESPNA, from the coding sequence ATGCCTGATCGCTTGACGCCGATGTTGATCAACGGCGAACGCCTCACTACGGGCGGAACCATCCCTGTCGTGAACCCGGCCACCGGAGCGGCTATCGGCAACGTCCCCGAGGCCGACACCGCAGCGATCAAAGCGTCGCTCAGTGCCGCGGAGGGGGGCTTCCGCGTCTGGTCAGCGACGACCCCCGCGGAACGCAAACGCGTCATCCTCCGCTACGCCGACCTGCTCGAGCAGAACCGTGAGCGGCTCGTCTCGCTGTTGATTGAAGAGACCGGCAAGCCTCGCGACAACGCCGAGTACGACTTCGGGATGCTGACCGGATGCCTCCGTTTCTTCCTAGAAGAGTACGAACGCCTTGACCAACCGGTGCTGCACGATCCGGACGGCAGGTTCCTGCACTACACGCAGCGGCAGCCGCTCGGCGTTGTCGTCGGACTGTTGGCCTGGAACTTCCCACTGCTGAATCTCGGCTACAAGCTCGGCCCGGCGCTGGCGGCCGGCTGCAGCCTTGTCGTGAAGCCGTCGCATCTGACGCCACTCGCGTCGCTCGAGGCGGCGCACCTCGCCGCGGAGGCGGGCGTCCCCGACGGGGTGATCAACCTGATCACAAGCAACGACCACGAACAGATCAAGCCACTGCTCGAGAGCCCAATCCCATCGATGGTCACTATGATCGGCTCGACCCGCGGCGGCAGTGAGGTGATGAAGTCGTCCTGCACTTCAGTGAAACGTTTCTCCGTCGAATTGGGTGGCAACGCCCCGGTCGTTGTGTACCCCGATGCGGATCTCACCAACGCGGCCAATCAAGTCGTCGACCTCAAGTTCGCGAACACGGGCCAAGTGTGCGTCTCGCCGAACCGCTGCTTCGTCCACGAGTCGGTCCATGAGGAGTTCCTCGAGATCGCGGCCCGCCGCGCATCCGAGGTGAAGATGGGGCCGCTCATCAACGACGAGTCGCGACTGCGAGTGCTGTCGCTGATCGATTCCGCTGTTGCCTTGGGCGCCCAGGTCGCCGCCGGCGGGCGGGCGATTGATGGCCCGGGGTATTTCATGGATCCGACCATCCTCAGCGGGGTCTCCACAAGCATGCAACTCGCTTGCGATGAGATCTTTGGTCCGGTGCTACCCGTCATCCGATACACCGACGCCGACGACCCGATCGCCCTGGCCAATGACACCGAGTACGGCTTGGCGGCCTACGTCTTCACGTCGAGCCTCTCGCGCGGCCTTGGCGCCGCCCGTGACATCCAGGCAGGCAGCGTTTGCATCAACGAACCACACTACTCCGTGCAACTGCCGCACGGCGGGCTGAAACAGAGCGGCGTCGGTAAAGACTGCTCGCGCTACAGCCTCGAAGAGTACCTCACGCTTAAGAGAGTGTCCGTGCTGATCGACTCCACCGAGAGCCCCAACGCATGA
- the eda_2 gene encoding KHG/KDPG aldolase → MNNNFPTPLLKQLEEAGVVAGFSVERPQDAVPIAEALLSGGVRAIELTLRTPAGLDAVRAISAAAPEILLGVGTILTPEQGHEAHEAGAHFGVAPGFNPRIVKAAAEVGLPFAPGVATPSELEAALELGCHFLKLFPAGPLGGVDYLRSLTAPYKHLGVRFFPLGGLNADNMIDYLSEPSVAAIGGSWIVKDKHVEAGDWAAIAARAAEARFVLSRLREKITIKEQAAEGMSGSCPAVATGD, encoded by the coding sequence ATGAACAACAACTTCCCAACACCGTTGCTGAAGCAACTGGAAGAGGCGGGGGTCGTCGCGGGCTTCTCGGTCGAGCGACCACAGGACGCCGTGCCGATCGCCGAGGCCCTGCTGTCGGGCGGGGTCCGGGCGATCGAGCTCACCCTACGGACGCCGGCCGGACTCGATGCGGTGCGTGCAATCAGCGCCGCAGCGCCCGAGATCCTGCTCGGCGTGGGCACGATCCTCACACCAGAGCAGGGCCACGAAGCGCACGAGGCTGGCGCGCACTTCGGCGTGGCGCCGGGGTTCAATCCGCGGATTGTTAAGGCGGCGGCGGAGGTCGGCTTGCCGTTCGCGCCAGGCGTCGCCACCCCGTCGGAACTCGAGGCGGCACTCGAACTCGGCTGTCACTTCTTAAAGCTCTTCCCCGCCGGTCCACTGGGCGGAGTGGATTACTTGCGATCGCTCACGGCTCCCTACAAGCACCTGGGCGTCCGCTTCTTCCCGCTCGGCGGGCTGAACGCGGACAACATGATCGATTACTTGAGCGAGCCCTCGGTGGCAGCGATCGGCGGTTCTTGGATTGTCAAAGACAAGCATGTGGAAGCCGGCGACTGGGCCGCGATCGCGGCGAGAGCGGCGGAAGCGAGGTTCGTGCTCTCCCGCCTGCGCGAGAAGATCACCATTAAGGAACAAGCGGCCGAGGGGATGAGCGGTTCATGTCCCGCCGTAGCAACGGGAGATTGA
- the kdgK_5 gene encoding 2-dehydro-3-deoxygluconokinase, with protein MAVVVSFGEIMCRLAAPEHLRLRQTRSLDVTYAGAEASVAASICNFGGEARYLTALPKHALAEATIDSLRAVGIDTSHVVRTDEGRLGVYFLETGANQRPSKVIYDRESSAIAIAPPDRYDWDAALSGADWLHLSGITPALSRNAADATRAAAIRAQALGLSVSIDLNFRTKLWRWGCEQEPRELARETMRTILPHIDVVIANEEDCHDVLGIRAGATDVHQGSLDTDKYPDVARQVVSQFPKVRLVAITLRESLSATHNNWGAMLYQSQDDLACFAPTDQEGGYRPYEIKHIVDRVGGGDSFAGGLIFALTTPELSEPTSAIAYAAAASCLKHSIKGDFNFSTRAEVESLMRGSVSGRVVR; from the coding sequence ATGGCGGTCGTTGTGAGCTTCGGGGAGATCATGTGCCGCTTGGCGGCGCCGGAGCACCTGCGCCTCCGCCAAACCCGGAGTTTGGACGTCACCTACGCCGGCGCCGAGGCGAGCGTGGCGGCGTCCATCTGCAACTTCGGGGGCGAGGCTCGCTACCTGACCGCCCTGCCCAAGCACGCGCTCGCCGAGGCGACCATCGACTCGCTCCGCGCTGTGGGAATCGACACGAGCCACGTTGTTCGAACCGACGAGGGTAGGCTCGGCGTCTACTTTCTTGAAACCGGCGCCAACCAACGCCCGAGCAAAGTCATCTACGACCGCGAGTCCTCCGCGATCGCGATTGCTCCCCCCGATCGTTACGACTGGGACGCGGCGCTGTCCGGAGCCGACTGGCTGCACCTGAGCGGCATCACCCCAGCCCTCTCTCGCAACGCCGCCGACGCGACCCGAGCCGCCGCGATCCGCGCACAGGCGCTCGGGCTGAGCGTCTCGATCGACCTGAACTTCCGCACAAAGCTCTGGCGTTGGGGATGCGAGCAAGAGCCGCGCGAGCTCGCCCGCGAGACGATGCGGACCATCCTGCCCCACATCGACGTGGTGATCGCGAACGAAGAAGACTGCCACGACGTTCTGGGCATCCGCGCCGGCGCGACCGACGTGCACCAGGGCTCGCTCGACACGGACAAGTACCCCGACGTCGCCCGACAGGTCGTCAGCCAGTTCCCCAAGGTGCGGCTGGTCGCGATCACCCTGCGCGAGAGCCTCTCCGCAACGCACAACAACTGGGGAGCGATGCTCTACCAGTCGCAAGACGATCTCGCCTGCTTCGCGCCAACCGACCAAGAGGGCGGGTACCGCCCCTACGAGATCAAGCACATCGTTGATCGCGTTGGTGGCGGAGACTCCTTCGCGGGCGGGCTGATCTTCGCGCTGACGACCCCCGAGCTCTCCGAGCCCACGAGCGCCATCGCCTACGCCGCCGCCGCCTCGTGCCTGAAGCACTCGATCAAAGGTGACTTCAACTTCTCGACCCGCGCCGAAGTCGAATCACTCATGCGTGGTTCGGTCTCGGGGCGAGTCGTGCGGTAG
- the atsA_18 gene encoding Arylsulfatase: MLRLFLAILAMAPLVGEGAPPNIVLILCDDLGYSDVGFNGADDIRTPALDRLAADGAICTDAYVPHPFCGPSRVGIMTGRYPHALGAPFNLPRTGEAADDYGPLGVEPSETFISKMLQNAGYFTGAIGKWHLGDEPQQHPNKRGFNEYFGFLGGGHKYFPTEYKRLYKRAKESGAKHIWDYLTPLEHNGKEIDEQEYLTDALSREAVRFVQKAATKEEPFFLYVAYNAPHVPLEAKEEDLAQFGEIEDDDRRRYAAMVYAVDRGVEQITEAIEDTGQLSNTLIVFLSDNGGNVYHGATNRPLRGSKGDTHEGGFRVPMFMHWPDRIPGGTRFTHPISALDFYPTFARLAGAELPAGKMLDGVDAWEGFVNGSDPHANNTIFAMRHRNGFSDVAARRGKWKACKAYNEPWRLHDLSQDRAEEVDLSANHPKLLNALVLEAEQWSRDHPQPRWFHDLATREDWEQREMPNHESTFSVGN, from the coding sequence ATGCTCCGATTGTTCCTGGCGATCCTCGCCATGGCCCCCCTCGTTGGCGAGGGCGCGCCCCCCAATATCGTGCTGATCCTCTGTGACGATCTCGGGTATTCCGACGTCGGCTTCAACGGCGCCGACGACATCCGCACCCCCGCGCTCGACCGCCTCGCCGCGGACGGCGCGATCTGCACCGACGCGTACGTCCCCCACCCGTTCTGCGGACCGAGCCGCGTCGGCATCATGACCGGACGCTATCCGCACGCCTTAGGTGCGCCCTTCAACTTGCCCCGGACCGGCGAAGCCGCCGACGACTATGGACCTCTGGGCGTTGAGCCTAGCGAGACGTTCATCAGCAAGATGCTCCAGAACGCTGGCTATTTCACCGGCGCCATCGGCAAATGGCACTTGGGTGACGAGCCGCAACAGCACCCGAACAAGCGGGGCTTCAATGAGTACTTCGGTTTTCTGGGCGGGGGGCACAAGTACTTCCCAACCGAATACAAGCGGCTGTACAAGCGGGCCAAAGAAAGCGGCGCCAAGCACATCTGGGATTACCTCACGCCGCTCGAGCACAACGGTAAAGAGATCGATGAGCAGGAGTATCTGACCGACGCCCTCTCCCGCGAGGCGGTCCGCTTCGTGCAGAAGGCCGCGACGAAGGAAGAGCCCTTCTTCCTGTACGTCGCCTACAACGCGCCCCACGTACCGCTCGAAGCCAAGGAGGAAGACTTGGCCCAGTTCGGCGAGATCGAGGACGACGACCGACGCAGATACGCCGCCATGGTCTACGCCGTTGACCGCGGTGTCGAACAGATCACCGAGGCGATCGAAGACACCGGCCAGTTAAGCAACACACTGATCGTCTTCCTCAGCGACAACGGCGGCAACGTCTATCACGGCGCTACCAACCGCCCGCTCAGGGGGAGCAAAGGAGACACCCACGAAGGAGGCTTCCGAGTTCCCATGTTCATGCACTGGCCCGATCGGATCCCCGGGGGGACGCGTTTCACGCACCCGATCTCGGCCCTGGACTTCTACCCGACCTTCGCTCGCCTCGCCGGGGCGGAGCTGCCTGCCGGGAAAATGCTGGATGGGGTCGATGCTTGGGAGGGCTTCGTGAACGGCTCGGACCCACACGCCAACAACACGATCTTCGCGATGCGACACCGCAACGGTTTCAGCGACGTCGCCGCTCGCCGGGGAAAGTGGAAGGCTTGCAAAGCCTACAACGAGCCCTGGCGCCTGCACGACCTCTCGCAAGACCGAGCCGAGGAGGTCGATCTGAGCGCCAACCATCCGAAACTCCTGAACGCACTCGTCTTGGAAGCCGAGCAATGGAGCCGTGACCACCCGCAACCTCGCTGGTTCCACGACCTAGCGACCCGAGAGGACTGGGAGCAAAGGGAGATGCCCAACCACGAAAGCACCTTTAGCGTAGGCAATTAG
- the pulG_3 gene encoding Type II secretion system protein G precursor, translating to MDCGAPFRPRSTRPGGHAATRWRGFTLVELLVVIAIIGILVALLLPAVQAAREAARRAQCLSQIKQIGLAMHNYESAFGHFPAGTKTYMQSTFDESQPYGQRRLNNQYTSDAPPGGSDCKTGPAWTITILPYLEEQPLFDRFEMDQPFLQLYDSTCGGTLNKEPQMTPLAVWQCPSDTNALPGTLYNCYHACTGGGDSLAQNTVEPELGFEGTSFNGTPKYRIFTNGITGYDSKTKFAQIVDGTSKTFLVGESRLHFRRGTHGGGVEERYQGWSTSFQISSNFGIPNNATAASRPINSTDPEGIPPNGWISPGYRATEFSSHHPGGVQFVFADGSGSFLGEDIDDEVYWSLGRMNDGLPTGGDFR from the coding sequence ATGGATTGCGGAGCACCCTTCCGACCTCGTTCAACGCGCCCCGGTGGCCACGCGGCCACACGGTGGCGCGGCTTCACCCTGGTCGAACTGCTGGTTGTCATTGCGATCATCGGGATCCTCGTGGCGTTGCTCTTGCCTGCGGTTCAGGCGGCTCGCGAGGCGGCCCGGCGGGCGCAGTGCCTCAGCCAGATCAAGCAGATCGGGCTCGCGATGCACAACTACGAGAGCGCGTTCGGGCATTTCCCAGCGGGCACCAAGACTTACATGCAGTCGACTTTCGATGAGAGCCAGCCGTACGGCCAGCGACGGCTCAATAACCAGTACACGTCGGACGCTCCCCCGGGCGGCAGCGATTGCAAGACGGGCCCCGCCTGGACCATCACCATCTTGCCCTACTTGGAGGAGCAACCACTGTTCGACCGGTTTGAGATGGACCAGCCCTTCTTGCAACTGTACGACTCGACCTGCGGTGGGACGCTCAACAAAGAGCCCCAGATGACCCCACTCGCCGTTTGGCAATGCCCCAGCGACACCAACGCGTTGCCCGGCACCCTCTACAACTGCTACCACGCCTGCACCGGCGGCGGGGACTCGCTCGCCCAGAACACGGTTGAGCCTGAGCTCGGCTTCGAGGGGACCTCGTTCAACGGGACGCCCAAGTACCGGATCTTCACCAACGGGATCACGGGATACGACTCCAAAACAAAGTTCGCTCAGATCGTCGACGGCACCTCCAAGACGTTCCTAGTCGGCGAGAGTCGGCTCCACTTCCGACGCGGGACGCACGGCGGAGGGGTCGAAGAGCGCTACCAGGGCTGGTCGACCAGCTTTCAGATCAGCTCCAATTTTGGCATCCCCAACAACGCGACCGCCGCCTCGCGGCCGATCAACTCGACGGACCCCGAGGGGATCCCTCCCAATGGATGGATCAGCCCCGGCTACCGAGCGACCGAGTTCAGCAGCCACCACCCGGGTGGCGTCCAGTTCGTCTTCGCCGATGGTTCAGGCTCCTTCCTCGGCGAAGACATCGACGACGAGGTGTACTGGTCGCTCGGCCGCATGAACGATGGACTCCCGACCGGAGGTGACTTCCGATGA
- the atsA_19 gene encoding Arylsulfatase has translation MNVFNWKAAWLSLLVVGLATTAASAEKPNVIVIVADDAGYADFGFMDGLSGTTSQVPTPHLDALASRGVTFSRAYVGQSCQPTRAALVTGAYQNRIGNEVVGNNLTSANGPFEGVPTETQTIWDRMKSVGYTTAAVGKWHLGQIEDTPQQLGNRPQNQGVDEFSGIWHGSRTYNVGNTNLSQTQLLREARIVNPNLKTDTVVEGSHSGEYISSTFGDYAVDFIDRQHDSGDPFFLYQSFTAPHTPMHNSPDFNDPRIAGLTGIQKQYASMMLTMDNEIGRILDRVDDPNGDGNTSDSIADNTLIMFINDNGGADAFSSSPNGADNGVLRRGKGSPYEGGIRVPMILAGAGVSQAAEGSVYNAPVHGVDILPTAFAAGGGSFGPNDDPIDGVNLLPHVNGQVNSDPHEAIVHRHRTAFAVIKGDWKLVWSGGSPGTNYQLYNVATDISETSNVAGANPALVAEMTRDLTAYESEFDKQRYAILGRTAEETINLFDHFTFNPGGGGVEGEQVIIGGTVGDGDFEQAGGSGAKLYTESSNWFNASGSEGINFTNTSQTNGSSQAGSRAGMPFNNRVQVNNTGHTVGAEGEVFDISYDFGAGGNSANWTGDETMRLFLFTTNSTVDGNLTTGDITIVAEATYDIDRANDPQWTSHDTDGFYTATAGDVGKEFFLGMEFEDASGPSLFPRIDVVELIANGVSGGEATVTNWSKSGAWFEGGTTNVETMFHSDAFAGAVIEFATADGFSYVSNNDMVRSTGQAFMMNSLILSGDFGGSVDQSATIEGNEVLLTDSLDGAAPTVVASANESGGSAFTFNVDLDLVLYDDLVITGDGDAAFRINGQIRDYFDARGVTKQGLSTVTMTAANTYSGDTVVEQGTLALSGAASIANSPVIDVRAGATLDASGHNSGGLQLGSGQTLKGEGEVAGDVVAATNTTVAPGSSPGQLTVTGDYSQQTGATLEIELGSGIDFDQLAVVGAIQLNGGELLVSTIDGYSPSAGTVFKVLDFASLSGDFDSVTLPALAEGLAWSTTGLLTSGEIAVILPGDYNDDGLVDAADYSVWRDNQGSSAGTLPNDADGGVIGAAQYATWVSNYGATTPASVTTQALPEPSTALLLAAITMASLLTRE, from the coding sequence ATGAACGTGTTCAATTGGAAAGCGGCTTGGCTCAGCCTTCTGGTGGTCGGCCTGGCGACGACAGCGGCCTCGGCGGAGAAGCCGAACGTCATTGTCATTGTCGCTGACGACGCGGGCTACGCCGATTTCGGCTTCATGGACGGCCTGAGCGGCACGACTTCGCAGGTTCCCACGCCCCACCTCGACGCGCTCGCGTCGCGGGGCGTCACGTTCTCGCGTGCCTACGTCGGCCAATCCTGCCAGCCAACCCGCGCGGCGCTCGTCACCGGCGCTTACCAGAACCGGATCGGTAACGAGGTCGTCGGCAATAACCTGACCTCGGCCAACGGTCCCTTCGAGGGCGTGCCCACGGAGACTCAGACCATCTGGGATCGCATGAAGTCAGTCGGGTACACGACCGCCGCGGTCGGCAAGTGGCACCTCGGGCAGATCGAGGACACGCCCCAGCAACTGGGCAACCGACCGCAGAATCAGGGCGTCGATGAGTTCAGCGGCATCTGGCACGGTTCGCGCACCTACAACGTGGGCAACACCAACCTCTCTCAGACTCAGCTGCTGCGTGAAGCCCGTATTGTCAATCCGAACCTGAAGACCGACACCGTCGTTGAGGGATCGCACTCGGGCGAGTATATCAGCAGCACGTTCGGCGACTACGCGGTCGACTTCATCGACCGCCAGCACGATTCGGGGGACCCGTTCTTCCTCTACCAGTCGTTCACGGCGCCGCACACGCCGATGCACAACTCTCCGGACTTCAATGACCCACGCATCGCCGGCCTCACGGGCATCCAGAAGCAGTACGCCTCGATGATGCTGACGATGGACAACGAGATCGGCCGCATCCTCGACCGTGTTGACGACCCGAACGGCGACGGCAACACGTCCGACAGCATCGCCGACAACACGCTCATCATGTTCATCAACGACAACGGGGGCGCCGACGCGTTCTCGTCGTCGCCCAACGGAGCCGACAATGGCGTCCTCCGCCGCGGAAAAGGCTCCCCGTACGAGGGGGGGATCCGTGTGCCGATGATCCTCGCCGGCGCGGGGGTGAGCCAGGCGGCCGAGGGTTCGGTCTACAACGCCCCGGTTCATGGAGTCGACATCCTGCCGACCGCGTTCGCCGCAGGCGGTGGTTCGTTTGGACCGAACGACGACCCCATCGACGGCGTCAACCTCCTGCCGCACGTCAACGGCCAGGTGAACTCCGATCCGCACGAGGCGATCGTCCACCGCCACCGCACGGCCTTCGCCGTGATCAAGGGCGATTGGAAGCTTGTCTGGTCGGGTGGCTCACCGGGCACCAACTATCAGCTGTACAACGTCGCCACCGACATCAGCGAAACGTCCAACGTCGCCGGCGCAAACCCGGCCTTGGTGGCGGAGATGACTCGGGACCTGACGGCTTACGAGTCGGAGTTCGATAAACAGCGTTACGCGATCCTTGGCCGCACCGCCGAAGAGACGATCAACCTGTTCGATCATTTCACCTTCAACCCGGGCGGTGGGGGCGTCGAGGGCGAGCAAGTCATCATCGGCGGAACGGTCGGAGACGGCGACTTCGAGCAAGCGGGCGGATCGGGCGCCAAGCTCTACACCGAATCGTCGAACTGGTTCAACGCCAGCGGCAGCGAGGGCATCAACTTCACCAACACCTCGCAGACGAACGGCAGCTCGCAGGCCGGGTCGCGTGCCGGGATGCCCTTCAACAACCGCGTGCAGGTCAACAACACCGGCCACACGGTTGGCGCCGAGGGTGAGGTCTTCGACATCAGCTACGACTTTGGCGCCGGTGGCAACAGCGCCAACTGGACCGGCGACGAGACCATGCGGCTCTTCTTGTTTACCACCAACAGCACCGTCGATGGGAACCTCACAACAGGCGACATCACGATCGTCGCCGAGGCAACCTACGATATCGACCGTGCCAACGACCCCCAGTGGACTTCCCACGACACCGACGGCTTCTACACCGCCACCGCCGGCGACGTCGGCAAGGAGTTCTTCCTCGGCATGGAGTTCGAGGACGCCTCGGGACCGAGTCTCTTCCCTCGAATCGACGTGGTCGAGCTGATCGCCAACGGCGTCAGCGGCGGCGAAGCGACGGTTACCAACTGGTCCAAGTCCGGCGCTTGGTTCGAGGGGGGTACGACGAACGTCGAGACGATGTTCCATTCCGACGCCTTCGCCGGCGCCGTGATCGAGTTCGCAACGGCCGACGGCTTCAGCTATGTCTCCAACAACGACATGGTCCGTAGCACCGGCCAAGCATTCATGATGAACTCGCTCATTCTCAGCGGCGACTTCGGTGGGTCAGTCGATCAGTCGGCGACGATCGAGGGGAACGAGGTTCTGCTCACGGACTCACTGGACGGCGCCGCCCCCACGGTGGTGGCCAGCGCGAACGAGTCCGGAGGTTCGGCGTTCACGTTCAATGTCGATCTCGACCTGGTGCTCTACGACGACTTGGTGATCACCGGCGATGGCGACGCCGCCTTCCGCATCAACGGCCAGATCCGTGACTACTTCGACGCCCGTGGCGTCACGAAGCAGGGCTTGAGCACGGTCACCATGACGGCGGCCAACACCTACTCGGGCGACACCGTGGTAGAGCAGGGGACGCTCGCCCTCTCCGGCGCCGCGTCGATTGCCAACTCTCCGGTAATCGATGTGCGGGCCGGGGCGACCCTCGACGCCTCAGGACACAACAGCGGCGGCCTGCAACTCGGCTCGGGGCAAACTCTCAAGGGTGAAGGCGAAGTCGCGGGGGACGTTGTCGCCGCGACCAACACCACGGTGGCGCCGGGTTCGAGCCCGGGGCAGCTGACGGTCACCGGCGACTACTCGCAGCAAACCGGGGCAACGCTCGAAATCGAACTCGGCTCAGGGATCGACTTCGATCAACTCGCGGTGGTCGGCGCCATACAGCTCAACGGGGGCGAACTCCTTGTCTCGACGATTGATGGTTACTCCCCCAGCGCTGGCACGGTCTTCAAGGTCCTCGATTTCGCGAGCCTCTCGGGAGACTTCGACAGCGTGACGCTGCCCGCGCTCGCCGAGGGCCTGGCGTGGAGCACCACGGGCCTGCTAACTAGCGGCGAGATCGCCGTCATCCTGCCGGGCGACTATAACGACGACGGCCTCGTCGATGCCGCCGACTACAGCGTGTGGCGTGACAACCAAGGCTCTTCCGCTGGCACGCTGCCCAACGACGCCGACGGCGGAGTCATCGGCGCCGCCCAGTACGCGACCTGGGTTTCCAATTACGGCGCGACGACACCTGCCTCAGTAACTACCCAAGCCTTGCCTGAGCCGAGCACGGCGCTCCTTCTCGCTGCCATAACTATGGCATCGCTCCTAACGCGAGAATGA